The DNA window TTTGGGTGGCCTTGTTGACGACAGCCGCCGGTCTCGCCGTCGCCGTGCCCACCTTCTTCGCGCATAACTACCTGGTCTCAAAGGTTCGGACTCTCATCATTGATATGGAAGAACGTTCCCGGGATCTTGTATTCCTCCTCATAACCGGAGGTCAAAGGGAGGACAAGCCGGTGAACCGCGATAAAAGCTCTGTTGCGGGAGATTCGCTATGAAATTCCAGACAGAAAATCGGTTTCTGACCGGGATGGAATCAACCGCCATGGCGGATATCATCTTCCTTCTGCTGATCTTCTTTCTGCTCTCTTCCTCGTTTATTCTTCAAACCGGAATCAAGATCACGCTGCCGGAGGTCACACAACCGGAGATGGAAGAACGCCAGCAAATCGTCGTCACGGTGACACGCGATGATCAGCTCTTTGTCAATGAGCGAAAGATCACCTGGTCGAATCTGCGGACCGAGATGGAGCAGGCTCTTTCGGAGAGCTCCTCACGCACGGTCATCGTGAAGGGTGATGCGGAGGTTTCCCTCGGACGCACCGTTGAAATCATGGATGTGGCGCGTGAACTGGGCGCCGAGCGGTTGGCTATCGCGGCAAGCCCCAAGACAAAGAGCTAGGCATCGGAGGTCGTGATGGAATGCCTCATCGATGAAAGCCGGTACAAACCGGACCGGCGACGGAAAACGCCCTGGCTTCCGATCGCCGGCTCCATCCTGCTCCATACCGCGATTCTTTGGTGGCTAACCGGCACACTTGAAGCCGGATTACCGCAAATTCAGACACCTTTCGTCGTGGATCTTGTGAAAGAAAGCGCCGGTGAGAAAACTGATGTGCAATCAGGGCAGGGACGGACAGATCCCAGAGTGGGAGAAGGCGAGGAGCCGCTTCCCCCTCAG is part of the Candidatus Eisenbacteria bacterium genome and encodes:
- a CDS encoding biopolymer transporter ExbD, which translates into the protein MKFQTENRFLTGMESTAMADIIFLLLIFFLLSSSFILQTGIKITLPEVTQPEMEERQQIVVTVTRDDQLFVNERKITWSNLRTEMEQALSESSSRTVIVKGDAEVSLGRTVEIMDVARELGAERLAIAASPKTKS